In Microbacterium pumilum, the following proteins share a genomic window:
- a CDS encoding MaoC family dehydratase, producing MTIVVDSPTHLTDAVGQTATGDWYEITQDRIAAFADATEDWQWIHLDAERATSGPFGTTIAHGYLTLSLLPRLTSGLLSVAGTAMVVNYGLDRVRFLQPVPSGSRVRAVTEIAAVESAPQGYRVSLTTTVELEGSERPALVAQTVGLFVPEA from the coding sequence ATGACGATCGTCGTCGACTCTCCCACCCATCTGACGGATGCGGTCGGGCAGACCGCGACCGGCGACTGGTACGAGATCACGCAGGATCGCATCGCCGCGTTCGCCGACGCCACGGAGGACTGGCAGTGGATCCATCTCGATGCGGAGCGGGCGACATCCGGGCCCTTCGGCACGACCATCGCGCACGGCTATCTCACCCTGTCGCTGCTCCCCCGGCTCACATCGGGGCTGCTCTCGGTGGCCGGGACCGCCATGGTCGTGAACTACGGGCTCGATCGCGTGAGGTTCCTGCAGCCGGTGCCCTCCGGGTCGCGGGTGCGGGCGGTCACCGAGATCGCAGCGGTCGAATCTGCGCCGCAGGGGTACCGCGTGAGCCTGACCACGACCGTGGAGCTCGAGGGCTCGGAGCGTCCTGCGCTGGTCGCACAGACGGTCGGCCTGTTCGTCCCCGAGGCCTGA
- a CDS encoding phosphotransferase family protein: protein MTEVPGLDVAGLTTWLADAHPALADRPLTAQVIAGGRSNLTYAVEGAHLSLIVRRPPLGHVLSSAHDMRREHRVISALADSGVPVPTAVDIVDDTEASRVTGTVFFVMERAPGEVLAHAAQNARYSSRGIRSLSLELMGHLAALHAVDPAAVGLEDFGRPDGYLFRQLTTWRRQLDASRSRETPSLDALQETLSARMPESGRSAIVHGDFRLDNALVVGEADSPHISAILDWEMATLGDPFVDLGIFALYWDIANLPAGSAGAVPSAVDPAAGYPSFDELVEVYAEKAGIGIPDLRWYRAFAAYKLAVILEGIHYRYQAGDTVGAGFDRMGALVEPLARKGLEVR from the coding sequence ATGACCGAGGTTCCCGGGCTGGATGTCGCGGGCCTGACGACGTGGCTCGCCGACGCCCATCCCGCCCTCGCCGACCGGCCCCTCACCGCCCAGGTCATCGCCGGTGGGCGCAGCAACCTCACCTACGCCGTCGAGGGCGCCCATCTATCTCTGATCGTCCGCCGGCCGCCGCTCGGTCACGTCCTCTCGAGTGCTCACGACATGCGACGGGAGCATCGGGTCATCTCAGCCCTCGCCGACAGCGGGGTCCCGGTTCCGACCGCGGTCGACATCGTGGACGACACCGAAGCTTCGCGAGTGACCGGCACCGTGTTCTTCGTGATGGAGCGGGCGCCCGGCGAGGTGCTCGCGCACGCGGCCCAGAACGCCCGCTACTCGAGCCGCGGCATCCGCTCGCTCAGCCTCGAACTCATGGGCCATCTGGCTGCACTGCACGCCGTCGACCCCGCCGCGGTGGGCCTCGAGGACTTCGGTCGGCCCGACGGGTACCTCTTCCGCCAGCTCACCACGTGGCGCCGCCAGCTCGACGCATCGCGCTCCCGCGAGACCCCGTCGCTCGACGCGTTGCAGGAGACCCTTTCCGCGCGGATGCCGGAATCCGGCCGCTCCGCGATCGTGCACGGCGACTTTCGCCTCGACAACGCGCTCGTCGTGGGCGAAGCCGACTCGCCGCACATCTCGGCGATCCTCGACTGGGAGATGGCGACGCTCGGCGACCCGTTCGTGGACCTCGGCATCTTCGCGCTGTACTGGGACATCGCCAATCTGCCAGCGGGCTCTGCCGGTGCGGTGCCGAGTGCGGTGGACCCGGCGGCCGGCTATCCCTCGTTCGACGAGCTGGTCGAGGTGTACGCCGAAAAGGCTGGGATCGGCATCCCGGATCTTCGGTGGTATCGCGCTTTCGCCGCATACAAGCTCGCAGTCATCCTCGAGGGGATCCACTACCGCTACCAGGCCGGCGACACCGTCGGCGCCGGATTCGATCGGATGGGCGCGCTCGTCGAGCCGCTCGCCCGCAAAGGACTGGAGGTGCGCTGA
- a CDS encoding zinc-binding dehydrogenase codes for MRITGAVLERSGAPAPFAASRPFTVGEIDLDPPAAGELLVRIEAAGVCHSDLSVVDGNRVRQTPMLLGHEAAGIVEQVGDGVTDVALGDRVVMTFLPRCGACAGCAADGRLPCEIGTAANNAGTLVGGGIRLHRSVGGVDQAVHHHLGVSAFASHAVVSRTSVVPVDADVPPDIAALLGCAVLTGGGAVINAGRPEPAAPLIVVGLGGVGMAALLVARALGHEVVGVDAVSAKLDLACELGASAAFSPADAAERGIRAPVVIEAAGSARAFETAFDLTSPGGTTVTAGLPAPEARASISPLRLTAEARTIVGSYLGSAVPSRDIPRYVELWRAGRLPLERLVSSHIDLEHLDEAMDRLAAGGELRQLITF; via the coding sequence GTGCGGATCACAGGAGCAGTCCTCGAGCGGTCGGGGGCACCCGCGCCGTTCGCGGCCTCGCGACCGTTCACGGTCGGCGAGATCGACCTCGATCCGCCCGCCGCCGGTGAACTTCTGGTGCGCATCGAGGCCGCCGGCGTGTGCCACTCCGACCTGAGCGTCGTAGACGGCAACCGCGTGCGACAGACGCCGATGCTCCTCGGCCATGAAGCCGCGGGGATCGTCGAGCAGGTGGGCGACGGGGTGACGGATGTCGCACTCGGCGACCGCGTCGTCATGACGTTTCTGCCGAGATGCGGCGCCTGCGCCGGCTGCGCTGCCGACGGACGCCTGCCCTGCGAGATCGGCACCGCCGCCAACAACGCCGGAACCCTGGTCGGCGGCGGCATCCGCCTGCATCGCTCGGTCGGCGGCGTCGACCAGGCGGTGCACCATCATCTCGGCGTGAGCGCATTCGCCTCGCACGCGGTGGTGAGCCGGACCTCCGTCGTGCCGGTCGATGCGGATGTGCCGCCCGACATCGCCGCGCTGCTCGGCTGTGCGGTGCTGACCGGTGGCGGCGCCGTGATCAACGCCGGGCGCCCAGAGCCCGCAGCGCCGTTGATCGTCGTCGGTCTCGGCGGCGTGGGGATGGCGGCACTCCTCGTCGCCCGCGCGCTCGGCCACGAGGTGGTCGGCGTCGACGCCGTCTCCGCGAAGCTGGATCTCGCCTGCGAACTCGGGGCATCGGCGGCATTCAGCCCGGCGGACGCCGCCGAGCGCGGCATCCGTGCGCCCGTCGTCATCGAGGCGGCAGGGTCGGCACGCGCGTTCGAGACCGCGTTCGATCTCACGTCGCCGGGTGGGACGACCGTGACCGCCGGGCTGCCGGCTCCCGAGGCCCGGGCGAGCATTTCGCCGCTGCGGCTCACCGCCGAGGCGCGAACCATCGTCGGCAGCTACCTCGGCTCCGCGGTGCCGAGCCGCGACATCCCGCGTTACGTGGAGCTCTGGCGCGCCGGACGCCTGCCGCTCGAGCGCCTGGTCTCGTCGCACATCGACCTCGAGCATCTCGACGAAGCCATGGACCGGCTGGCGGCAGGCGGCGAGCTGCGTCAGCTCATCACGTTCTGA
- a CDS encoding SRPBCC domain-containing protein: MSELLVSKNLEAREIVLERELRGSVDAVWRSWTTVQALEAWWGPEGWVTTVRALDVRPGGLWHFGMGVPGAAPDVWIRAVYSEVIHGSVLSYVEGFSDETGADLDPESHAVTVEFTGVDPARTRLVLRTRFTSVDRLEQIAAMGMVEGWAGGFDRLDRFLRSRP, encoded by the coding sequence GTGAGCGAGCTGCTGGTGTCGAAGAACCTCGAAGCGCGCGAGATCGTGCTCGAACGAGAGCTGCGCGGCTCGGTCGATGCCGTGTGGCGCAGCTGGACCACCGTCCAAGCCCTCGAGGCATGGTGGGGACCGGAAGGCTGGGTGACCACGGTTCGTGCGCTCGATGTGCGGCCGGGCGGACTGTGGCACTTCGGCATGGGAGTGCCCGGCGCAGCGCCCGACGTCTGGATTCGGGCGGTCTACAGCGAGGTCATCCACGGCTCGGTGCTCTCGTACGTCGAGGGCTTCTCCGATGAGACCGGCGCAGACCTCGATCCGGAGTCGCACGCGGTGACGGTCGAGTTCACCGGCGTCGATCCCGCCCGCACCCGCCTCGTGCTGCGCACGCGCTTCACCTCGGTCGACCGCCTCGAGCAGATCGCGGCCATGGGAATGGTCGAGGGCTGGGCGGGCGGATTCGACCGACTCGACCGATTCCTCAGGAGCAGACCATGA
- a CDS encoding SDR family oxidoreductase — translation MTRTAIVTGAARGIGAATATRLAADGHAVAVLDLDEAHCADTVAAITDAGGRALAVGANVADATAVTDAVARVEAELGAPTILVNNAGIIRDNLLFKMSEDDWDSVLSVHLRGAFLMSRAVQAHQVTAGWGRIVNLSSTSALGNRGQANYAAAKAGMQGLTKTLAIELGRYGVTANAVAPGFIVTDMTRQTAERIGVGMDEFIAARAAEVPVGRAGYPDDIAAAVSFFCSEEAGFVSGQVLYVAGGPRA, via the coding sequence ATGACTCGAACCGCCATCGTCACCGGCGCCGCACGCGGCATCGGTGCGGCGACCGCGACGCGGCTGGCCGCGGACGGTCACGCCGTCGCCGTGCTCGACCTCGACGAAGCGCACTGCGCCGACACCGTCGCCGCGATCACGGATGCCGGCGGCCGAGCACTCGCCGTCGGCGCGAACGTCGCGGATGCCACGGCGGTGACGGATGCCGTCGCCCGCGTCGAGGCAGAGCTCGGCGCTCCGACGATCCTGGTGAACAACGCCGGCATCATCCGCGACAACCTGCTGTTCAAGATGTCGGAGGACGATTGGGACTCGGTGCTGTCGGTGCACCTGCGCGGCGCGTTCCTCATGTCGAGGGCCGTCCAGGCGCACCAGGTCACGGCCGGGTGGGGGCGCATCGTGAACCTCTCGAGCACCTCGGCGCTCGGCAATCGCGGTCAGGCGAACTACGCCGCGGCGAAGGCCGGCATGCAGGGGCTCACCAAGACCCTGGCGATCGAGCTCGGCCGCTACGGCGTGACCGCGAACGCCGTGGCGCCTGGCTTCATCGTCACCGACATGACCAGGCAGACCGCCGAGCGGATCGGTGTCGGGATGGACGAGTTCATCGCCGCCCGCGCCGCCGAGGTCCCGGTCGGCCGCGCCGGCTACCCGGACGACATCGCCGCGGCGGTCTCGTTCTTCTGCTCCGAAGAGGCCGGCTTCGTCTCGGGCCAGGTGCTGTACGTCGCCGGAGGTCCTCGCGCATGA
- a CDS encoding metalloregulator ArsR/SmtB family transcription factor, translated as MIQTLSALAEPNRLAIVELLRDGPRSVGDIVDRLGLSQPLVSKHLKVLSDVAIVDRRVDGKRRIYGLEQSRFAELDRWLDTFASLWDDRLDRLQAHLDRTEATS; from the coding sequence GTGATCCAGACGCTGTCCGCCCTCGCTGAGCCGAACCGGCTCGCCATCGTCGAGCTGCTGCGCGACGGGCCGCGCTCGGTCGGCGACATCGTCGACCGGCTCGGCCTGAGTCAGCCGCTCGTCTCGAAGCACTTGAAGGTGCTCAGCGATGTCGCGATCGTGGATCGCCGCGTCGACGGCAAGCGCCGCATCTATGGGCTCGAACAGTCCCGCTTCGCCGAGCTGGATAGATGGCTCGACACCTTCGCTTCGCTGTGGGATGACCGGCTCGACCGCCTGCAGGCCCACCTCGACCGGACGGAGGCGACGTCGTGA
- a CDS encoding QsdR family transcriptional regulator, translating to MTSTAAASATIATVGSDAAPSWLSERLADGSHPDARRAFNVARDTFIAGRRIDMGSLALSLGVDRTSLFRWVGNRDALLSEVLWSLAVPTLVQAEHANADTTGGERVADILTHFVDDLITAEYFRQFIRREPTRALRMLTTKESPIQRRYVATTEWLVRRELGDAPLDGAIDPAGLAYLLVRMSESFTYADLISGDQPSSVRARVAFRLLLRVDA from the coding sequence ATGACGAGCACTGCGGCCGCATCCGCCACGATCGCGACGGTCGGGTCGGATGCTGCGCCGTCCTGGCTGTCCGAGCGACTGGCCGATGGCTCGCACCCCGACGCGCGGCGCGCGTTCAACGTCGCTCGTGACACATTCATCGCAGGTCGGCGCATCGACATGGGGTCGCTCGCTCTCTCGCTCGGCGTCGATCGCACGTCGCTCTTCCGCTGGGTGGGCAACCGTGATGCGCTCCTGAGTGAAGTGCTGTGGTCGCTCGCGGTCCCGACTTTGGTGCAGGCCGAGCATGCGAATGCCGACACCACCGGCGGCGAGCGGGTCGCCGACATCCTGACGCACTTCGTGGACGACCTGATCACGGCGGAGTACTTCCGCCAGTTCATCCGGCGCGAGCCCACCCGCGCGCTGCGGATGCTCACCACCAAAGAGAGCCCGATTCAGCGTCGCTACGTCGCGACGACCGAGTGGCTCGTGCGCCGCGAACTCGGGGACGCACCGCTCGACGGTGCGATCGACCCCGCCGGGCTGGCCTACCTGCTGGTGCGGATGTCGGAGTCCTTCACCTACGCGGACCTCATCTCGGGCGATCAGCCGAGTTCGGTGCGTGCCCGCGTCGCGTTCCGCCTGCTGCTGCGCGTCGACGCATGA
- a CDS encoding thioesterase family protein, with protein MTAAPAAGSRPEFRVRVPFATRWNDNDQYGHVNNTVYYEAMDTAVNSWMIAAAGLDPAGGGAIALCAASSCEFRASASFPEPLEVGLAIERLGTTSVTWSLGILRDRGDGGAPGDDDPIATGRFVHVFVDAATRRPTPVPASVRTAIEEHLLP; from the coding sequence ATGACCGCGGCTCCCGCGGCCGGCTCGCGCCCCGAGTTCCGCGTGCGGGTGCCGTTCGCCACGCGATGGAACGACAACGACCAGTACGGCCACGTCAACAACACCGTGTACTACGAGGCGATGGACACCGCGGTCAACTCATGGATGATCGCGGCCGCCGGCCTCGACCCCGCGGGCGGCGGCGCCATCGCGCTGTGCGCGGCATCGTCGTGCGAGTTCCGTGCCTCGGCGAGCTTCCCCGAACCGCTCGAGGTGGGCCTCGCCATCGAGCGTCTCGGCACCACGAGCGTCACGTGGTCGCTCGGCATCCTTCGAGATCGCGGTGACGGCGGCGCACCCGGCGACGACGACCCGATCGCGACAGGCCGCTTCGTGCACGTGTTCGTGGATGCCGCAACCCGGCGCCCGACGCCGGTGCCGGCATCCGTCCGCACGGCGATCGAGGAGCATCTCCTGCCCTGA
- a CDS encoding alpha/beta hydrolase — MTITETPTTVRSADGTEIATYRAGAGPTIILIDPALSSHTGSAKLSAALARAFSVVSYDRRGRDASGDRHPDSADPAREVEDIAALIDAAGGRALLFGTSSGAALALEAASRLGDRVIGLVAYEPPFICDDSHPPLAADLPARVAASVAAGDRSGAVRTFFIEAIGMPRFAVAIMRMLPLWRHAKGLAHTLRYDFAVLDGTQQGGSLPVDRWSGLSAPTIVMVGSKSETFFHHTARALADALPTVEYESLEGAHHGSPEMSPGSIAARIIERFGS; from the coding sequence ATGACGATCACCGAAACCCCCACGACAGTCCGCTCGGCGGACGGAACCGAGATCGCGACCTACCGGGCAGGAGCCGGCCCGACGATCATCCTCATCGACCCGGCGTTGTCCTCCCACACCGGGTCGGCCAAGCTCTCCGCAGCGCTCGCGCGCGCGTTCTCGGTGGTGAGCTACGACCGGCGCGGCCGCGATGCCAGTGGCGACCGGCATCCGGACTCAGCTGATCCTGCGCGCGAGGTCGAAGACATCGCCGCCCTCATCGATGCCGCGGGCGGCCGCGCCCTGCTCTTCGGCACATCGTCCGGCGCGGCGCTCGCGTTGGAGGCTGCCTCCCGCCTCGGCGACCGCGTGATCGGACTCGTGGCGTACGAGCCGCCCTTCATCTGCGACGACTCCCACCCGCCGCTCGCAGCGGACCTTCCGGCACGCGTGGCCGCATCCGTTGCCGCAGGCGATCGATCGGGTGCCGTGCGGACGTTCTTCATCGAGGCGATCGGGATGCCGCGCTTCGCCGTTGCGATCATGCGGATGCTGCCGCTCTGGCGGCACGCGAAGGGTCTTGCGCACACGCTCCGCTACGACTTCGCGGTGCTGGACGGCACACAGCAGGGCGGCTCACTGCCGGTCGACCGCTGGAGCGGACTGAGCGCGCCGACGATCGTCATGGTCGGCTCGAAGAGCGAGACGTTCTTCCACCACACCGCGCGGGCGCTGGCCGATGCCCTCCCGACGGTGGAATACGAGTCCCTCGAGGGCGCCCACCACGGCTCGCCGGAGATGTCCCCCGGCTCGATCGCCGCGCGGATCATCGAGCGGTTCGGCTCCTGA
- a CDS encoding acyl-CoA dehydrogenase family protein, which translates to MDFAPDDRTRELTARARVFLEEHVLPAEEVLDQQLAAAPDEWSVRPIVRDLQSAARDQGLWNLFLPGEEGAGLTNLQYAPVAEVTGWSPRLAPAAFNCAAPDTGNMEVLAQFGSAEQREQWLTPLLRADIRSSFCMTEPDTASSDATNIGTRIRRDGDEYVITGRKWWSTGAMNPDAAIFIVMGKTDPDADRHRQQSMILVPRDTAGVSIVRPLTVFGYDDRDHGGHAEIAFEEVRVPASHLIGEEGSGFAIAQARLGPGRIHHCMRALGMGERALSLIRSRANERHAFGRTLAEQGVIREWAAESRIQLEALRLLVLKTAWLMDTVGNRRAMTEIQAIKIAVPRAVQTIIDRAIQVYGAAGVSSDTPLAELYAGIRSLRIADGPDEVHLSSLGRAELRG; encoded by the coding sequence ATGGACTTCGCGCCCGATGACAGGACGCGCGAGCTCACCGCCCGCGCCCGTGTATTCCTCGAGGAGCATGTGCTCCCGGCCGAGGAGGTGCTCGACCAGCAGCTGGCTGCGGCGCCGGATGAGTGGAGCGTGCGCCCGATCGTGCGCGACCTGCAGTCTGCGGCTCGAGATCAGGGGCTGTGGAACCTCTTCCTCCCAGGCGAGGAGGGCGCTGGACTGACGAACCTGCAGTATGCGCCCGTGGCGGAGGTCACCGGGTGGAGCCCGCGCCTCGCGCCGGCGGCCTTCAACTGCGCCGCGCCCGACACCGGCAACATGGAGGTGCTCGCCCAGTTCGGCAGCGCCGAGCAGAGAGAGCAGTGGCTCACTCCCCTCTTGCGCGCCGACATCCGCTCGTCATTCTGCATGACCGAGCCCGACACGGCCTCGTCCGATGCGACCAACATCGGCACCCGCATCCGCCGCGATGGCGACGAATACGTGATCACGGGTCGCAAGTGGTGGTCGACCGGGGCGATGAATCCGGATGCCGCGATCTTCATCGTGATGGGCAAGACCGACCCCGACGCGGATCGTCACCGGCAGCAGTCGATGATCCTCGTGCCGCGCGACACCGCCGGGGTGAGCATCGTCCGGCCGCTCACCGTGTTCGGCTACGACGACCGCGATCACGGGGGTCACGCCGAGATCGCCTTCGAAGAGGTGCGCGTGCCCGCCTCCCACTTGATCGGCGAGGAGGGATCGGGCTTCGCGATCGCCCAGGCACGCCTGGGCCCCGGACGCATCCACCACTGCATGCGGGCACTCGGCATGGGAGAGCGAGCGCTGTCGCTCATCCGCTCGCGGGCGAACGAGAGGCACGCGTTCGGTCGCACGCTCGCCGAGCAGGGCGTGATCCGCGAGTGGGCGGCCGAGTCGCGGATCCAGCTCGAGGCGCTGCGGCTCCTGGTCCTCAAGACCGCCTGGCTCATGGACACGGTCGGCAACCGGCGCGCGATGACCGAGATCCAGGCCATCAAGATCGCGGTGCCCCGCGCCGTGCAGACGATCATCGACCGCGCAATCCAGGTCTACGGGGCGGCGGGCGTGTCATCCGACACACCGCTCGCCGAACTGTATGCCGGCATCCGTTCGCTCCGCATCGCCGATGGGCCCGACGAGGTGCACCTCTCGAGCCTCGGCCGCGCCGAGCTGCGCGGCTGA
- a CDS encoding glucose 1-dehydrogenase — MIDLDGRVAIVTGGARGIGEAYVRALHTAGGRVVVADILDDEGAALAGSLGDRVRFVHLDVTSEEQWDAVIRFTTDAFGSVDVLVNNAGIANAAPIEHFTLEKWNAVIAVNLTGVFLGCRAVVPQMKLQGSGSIINISSVEGMRGSPGLHGYTASKFGVRGLSQSLAVELGPSGIRVNSVHPGFIRTQMSSRIDPVHLDIPLGRPGEPSDVAGTIVFLASDASAFTSGAEFVVDGGMIAGIPHR; from the coding sequence GTGATCGACCTCGACGGCCGGGTGGCGATCGTCACCGGCGGAGCCCGTGGGATCGGCGAGGCGTACGTCCGCGCGCTGCACACCGCGGGAGGCAGGGTGGTCGTCGCGGACATCCTCGATGACGAGGGTGCAGCACTCGCCGGGTCGCTCGGCGACAGGGTTCGTTTCGTGCATCTCGATGTGACGTCCGAGGAGCAGTGGGATGCCGTCATCCGATTCACCACTGACGCCTTCGGCTCAGTCGACGTGCTCGTGAACAACGCGGGCATCGCGAATGCGGCGCCCATCGAACACTTCACGCTGGAGAAGTGGAACGCGGTGATCGCGGTGAACCTCACCGGAGTCTTCCTCGGCTGCCGGGCCGTGGTGCCGCAGATGAAGCTCCAGGGGAGCGGCTCGATCATCAACATCTCGTCGGTCGAGGGGATGCGGGGCAGCCCCGGGCTGCACGGCTACACGGCGTCGAAGTTCGGCGTGCGCGGACTCTCGCAATCGCTCGCCGTCGAGCTCGGGCCGAGCGGCATCCGCGTGAACTCGGTGCATCCGGGCTTCATCCGCACGCAGATGAGCTCGAGGATCGACCCGGTCCATCTCGACATCCCGCTCGGCCGTCCGGGTGAGCCGTCCGACGTCGCCGGGACCATCGTGTTCCTCGCCTCGGACGCGTCGGCGTTCACAAGCGGCGCGGAGTTCGTCGTCGACGGCGGGATGATCGCCGGCATTCCGCACCGGTAG